One Blattabacterium cuenoti genomic window carries:
- the pncB gene encoding nicotinate phosphoribosyltransferase, which yields MNNFSIVSSLLDNDFYKFTMQNAVIKLFPSAKAKYEFINRGRHSFPKNFDKILKENLNKMAYLKLSEEERIYLEKYCPYLDSSYLDFLKKYQYNPKEVNIFQKGKNIQMYIEGLWSSTILWEVPLMAIISELYYRLTGAKKISENKIKNITKEKLKKYKKLKVKIGEYGTRRRHSYKVHKLVLKTLTEEGDPFFMGSSNVHLSHIFSIKPIGTQGHEWIMFHAAKYGFNIADRLAMENWLNIYKGKLGIALSDTYTSPIFFKNFDEKLSNIFKGVRHDSGDPIFFAKETIKHYKKFKINPIRKKIIFSDNLDPCKVAYISSFCKNKIDACFGIGTNFTNDVGVPSMNMVIKMVKALPEEKKKWISVVKLSNVKEKSTGKKNMIFFAKKILHI from the coding sequence ATGAATAATTTTTCTATTGTGTCATCATTATTGGATAATGATTTTTATAAGTTTACAATGCAAAATGCTGTAATTAAATTATTTCCATCAGCTAAAGCTAAATATGAATTTATCAATAGAGGCCGGCATTCTTTTCCTAAAAATTTTGATAAAATTCTGAAAGAAAATTTAAACAAAATGGCTTATTTAAAACTTTCGGAAGAAGAAAGAATTTATTTAGAAAAATATTGTCCTTATTTAGATTCTTCTTATCTAGATTTTTTAAAAAAATATCAATATAATCCAAAAGAAGTAAATATATTTCAAAAAGGAAAAAATATACAAATGTATATAGAAGGTTTATGGAGCAGCACTATATTATGGGAAGTCCCTTTAATGGCCATTATATCTGAATTATATTATAGATTAACAGGAGCTAAAAAAATATCAGAAAACAAAATTAAAAATATAACAAAAGAAAAATTAAAAAAATATAAAAAATTAAAAGTTAAAATTGGAGAATATGGAACAAGAAGAAGACATTCTTATAAAGTTCATAAATTAGTATTAAAAACATTAACAGAAGAAGGCGACCCATTTTTTATGGGGAGTAGTAATGTTCATCTTTCTCATATTTTTTCAATAAAACCAATAGGGACACAAGGTCATGAATGGATAATGTTTCATGCAGCAAAATATGGGTTTAACATTGCAGATCGTTTGGCTATGGAAAATTGGTTGAATATTTATAAAGGAAAACTAGGGATAGCTTTATCTGATACATATACTTCTCCAATTTTTTTTAAAAACTTTGATGAAAAACTTTCAAATATCTTCAAAGGAGTGAGACATGATAGTGGGGATCCTATTTTTTTTGCCAAAGAAACTATTAAACATTACAAAAAATTTAAAATAAATCCTATAAGAAAAAAAATTATATTTTCAGATAATCTTGACCCATGTAAAGTCGCTTATATTTCTTCTTTTTGTAAAAACAAAATAGATGCTTGTTTTGGAATAGGAACTAATTTTACTAATGATGTCGGTGTTCCTTCCATGAACATGGTCATAAAAATGGTTAAAGCACTTCCGGAAGAAAAAAAAAAATGGATATCAGTAGTTAAACTTTCTAATGTTAAAGAAAAATCCACAGGAAAAAAAAATATGATTTTTTTTGCTAAAAAAATTCTTCATATATAA
- the miaB gene encoding tRNA (N6-isopentenyl adenosine(37)-C2)-methylthiotransferase MiaB, which translates to MNNKSFYIENYGCQMNISDSDIITSILLKNGFILSENLDKSDIILLNACSIREKAEFTLKKRLEQLKFIKKKKKIWIGVIGCFSKTIKNFFIHQKIVDFFVKPDSYREIHNFIYYSMAGKQYFSSVKNNETYADISFINLKKQNNNKITTFLSITRGCNNMCTFCIVPFTRGRERSRDPYSIIKECKRLYQNGYKEITLLGQNVDSYVWGEENEAKSHKSIVDFSKLLDLLAQEVPFMRIRFSTSNPHDMSDEVLKVISKHTNICKHIHLPVQSGSNKILKLMNRKYTREKYLLLVKKIKDIIPECSISHDIISGFCNENEEDHQDTISLMNEIKYNYGYMFSYSPRPGTYAYRKLKDNVPEHIKKKRLIEIIGLQRNHSFYRMQEHLDKIEEVLIEGISKKNNQYWYGRNTQNLVVVFPKKSLYIGDIAYVKIIDATSATLIGKSL; encoded by the coding sequence ATGAATAATAAAAGTTTTTACATTGAAAATTATGGTTGTCAAATGAACATATCAGATAGTGATATTATTACTTCCATTTTGTTGAAAAATGGTTTTATTTTATCTGAAAATTTAGATAAGTCAGACATAATATTATTAAATGCTTGTTCTATTCGGGAAAAAGCAGAATTTACTTTAAAAAAAAGACTGGAACAATTAAAGTTTATTAAAAAAAAGAAAAAAATTTGGATTGGAGTAATAGGATGTTTTTCAAAGACAATTAAAAATTTTTTTATACACCAGAAAATAGTAGATTTTTTTGTTAAGCCAGATTCTTATAGAGAAATCCATAATTTTATTTATTATTCTATGGCGGGAAAACAGTATTTTTCCAGTGTTAAAAACAATGAAACTTATGCTGATATAAGTTTCATAAATTTAAAGAAACAGAATAACAATAAAATAACTACCTTTTTAAGCATAACAAGAGGTTGTAACAATATGTGTACATTTTGTATTGTCCCTTTTACTAGAGGAAGAGAAAGAAGTCGTGATCCATATTCCATAATAAAGGAATGCAAACGTTTATATCAGAATGGTTATAAAGAAATAACACTTTTAGGGCAAAATGTAGATTCTTATGTGTGGGGAGAAGAAAATGAAGCTAAAAGCCATAAAAGTATTGTAGATTTTTCTAAACTTTTGGATCTTCTAGCTCAAGAAGTCCCTTTTATGAGAATTAGATTTTCTACATCTAATCCTCATGATATGTCTGATGAAGTATTAAAAGTAATTTCTAAACATACAAATATTTGTAAACATATTCATTTACCTGTTCAGTCTGGAAGTAACAAAATATTAAAATTAATGAATAGAAAATACACACGGGAAAAATATCTTCTTTTAGTTAAAAAAATCAAAGATATTATACCTGAATGTTCTATTTCTCATGATATTATTAGTGGGTTCTGTAATGAAAATGAAGAAGATCATCAAGACACCATAAGTTTGATGAATGAAATTAAATATAATTATGGTTATATGTTTTCTTATTCTCCAAGGCCTGGTACTTATGCTTACAGGAAACTAAAAGACAATGTCCCTGAACATATAAAGAAAAAGCGATTAATAGAGATTATTGGTTTACAAAGAAATCATTCATTTTATAGAATGCAAGAACATTTAGATAAAATAGAAGAAGTTTTAATAGAAGGAATTTCGAAGAAAAATAATCAATATTGGTATGGAAGAAACACACAAAATTTAGTTGTAGTTTTTCCTAAAAAATCACTATATATAGGAGATATAGCGTATGTTAAAATTATAGATGCTACATCTGCAACTTTAATAGGAAAATCATTATAA
- a CDS encoding sigma-54 interaction domain-containing protein, with the protein MESIFIQNIKQKFGIIGYDYALHRALEKAIQVAPTDISVLVLGESGVGKEFIPKIIHQYSCRKHHGYIAVNCGAIPEGTIDSELFGHEKGSFTGATSMRKGYFEGADGGTIFLDEVGELPLTTQVRLLRILESGEFIKVGSSKIQKTNIRVVAATNLNMIESIQKGKFREDLYYRLNTVQINVPPLRFRKNDIKFLFKKFSNDFAEKYNMPPVTLNEESLKYLENYSWPGNIRQLKNLTEQISVVEAEREISVEKLKEYIPENIPSISFSNHNIVEPSFHDRERDFLYKILFDMKKNLNDLKNIIFQFIKNDSNTIFFEKNQELIEKVFGKKMIHNNRNRDDSIFQLEDTSKSEEDLDYEEVEEDLSKNEFSSFSLQKKEIEFIQKALKKNNGKRRKAAKELGISERTLYRKIKQYGL; encoded by the coding sequence ATGGAATCCATTTTTATCCAAAATATAAAACAAAAGTTTGGAATCATTGGATATGATTATGCTCTACATAGAGCTCTAGAAAAAGCGATACAAGTAGCCCCTACTGATATTTCTGTATTGGTTCTTGGGGAAAGTGGTGTAGGGAAAGAATTTATTCCAAAAATAATTCATCAATATTCTTGTAGGAAGCATCATGGTTATATTGCAGTAAATTGTGGGGCTATTCCAGAAGGTACCATTGATAGCGAACTTTTTGGACATGAAAAGGGTTCTTTTACAGGAGCAACAAGCATGCGGAAAGGTTACTTTGAAGGGGCAGATGGGGGAACTATATTTTTAGATGAAGTTGGGGAATTGCCTTTGACGACGCAAGTGCGTCTTCTTAGGATATTGGAATCAGGAGAATTTATAAAAGTAGGATCTTCCAAAATACAAAAAACTAATATACGTGTTGTTGCTGCTACTAATTTAAATATGATAGAATCTATACAAAAAGGAAAATTTAGAGAAGATTTATATTATCGTCTAAATACAGTACAAATAAATGTTCCTCCTTTACGTTTTCGTAAAAATGATATTAAATTTTTATTTAAAAAATTTTCTAATGATTTTGCAGAAAAATATAATATGCCTCCAGTGACACTGAATGAAGAGTCATTAAAATATTTGGAGAATTATTCATGGCCTGGTAATATTAGGCAATTAAAAAATCTTACAGAACAAATTTCCGTGGTAGAAGCTGAACGTGAAATTTCAGTGGAAAAATTAAAAGAATATATTCCAGAAAATATTCCGTCGATATCTTTTTCTAATCATAATATAGTGGAACCATCTTTTCATGATAGGGAAAGAGATTTTCTCTATAAAATTTTATTTGATATGAAAAAAAATTTAAATGATTTAAAAAACATTATTTTTCAATTTATTAAAAATGATTCTAATACTATATTTTTTGAAAAAAATCAAGAACTTATAGAGAAAGTTTTTGGAAAAAAAATGATTCATAATAACAGAAACAGAGATGATTCAATTTTTCAGTTGGAAGATACATCTAAATCTGAAGAAGATTTAGATTATGAAGAAGTAGAAGAAGATTTATCTAAAAATGAATTCTCTTCTTTTTCTTTGCAAAAAAAAGAGATAGAATTTATTCAAAAGGCTTTGAAAAAAAATAATGGAAAAAGGAGAAAAGCTGCAAAAGAGTTAGGGATTTCAGAAAGAACATTATATCGAAAAATTAAACAATATGGGTTATAA
- the secG gene encoding preprotein translocase subunit SecG, with the protein MSIIIFGFFIVATCLLLSLVILIQNPKKESIHQSFMEKNFRFLGVKRTNTFLENVTWFLSIIIFFLILFFNFLLKSK; encoded by the coding sequence ATGTCCATAATTATATTTGGTTTTTTTATTGTTGCAACATGTCTTTTGCTTTCATTAGTGATTTTGATACAAAATCCTAAAAAAGAAAGCATTCATCAATCTTTTATGGAAAAAAATTTTAGATTTTTGGGTGTTAAAAGAACAAACACATTTTTGGAAAATGTTACTTGGTTTTTATCTATTATCATATTTTTTCTAATTTTATTTTTCAATTTTTTATTAAAATCAAAATAA
- a CDS encoding co-chaperone GroES, which translates to MVEVKIKPLADRVLVQPDPAETKTASGIIIPDTAKEKPQKGTIIAVGKGKKDEPMCLKEGDRVLYGKYSGTELKWEGEEYLIMRESDIIAII; encoded by the coding sequence ATGGTGGAAGTTAAGATTAAACCTTTAGCAGATCGAGTTCTTGTACAACCTGATCCAGCTGAAACAAAAACTGCTTCAGGCATTATTATTCCTGATACAGCGAAAGAAAAACCACAAAAAGGGACTATAATAGCAGTGGGAAAAGGAAAGAAAGATGAACCTATGTGTTTAAAAGAAGGAGATAGAGTTTTGTACGGTAAATATTCTGGTACAGAATTAAAATGGGAAGGAGAAGAATATCTCATTATGAGAGAGTCTGATATTATAGCTATTATTTAA
- the groL gene encoding chaperonin GroEL (60 kDa chaperone family; promotes refolding of misfolded polypeptides especially under stressful conditions; forms two stacked rings of heptamers to form a barrel-shaped 14mer; ends can be capped by GroES; misfolded proteins enter the barrel where they are refolded when GroES binds), with the protein MAKDIKFDIEARDKLKKGVDALANAVKVTLGPKGRNVVLQKSFGGPQVTKDGVTVAKEIELEDPIENLGAQMVKEVASKTNDVAGDGTTTATVLAQAIVREGLKNVAAGANPMDLKRGIDKALEVVIQDLKKQSREVGGNTEKIKQVASISANNDEKTGSLIADAFEKVGKEGVITVEEAKGTDTSVDVVEGMQFDRGYQSPYFVTNTEKMITEFDQPQILLSDKKIAAMKDLLPILEPVAQSGKPLLIISEEVEGEALATLVVNKIRGTLKVAAIKAPGFGDRRKAMLEDIAILTGGTVISEETGSKLEDVKLHMLGKAERVIIDKDNTTIVNGGGNKKDIRARIDQIKAQIETTTSDYDKEKLQERLAKLAGGVAVLYVGAASEVEMKEKKDRVDDALNATRAAVEEGIVAGGGVALVRAIKSLDNTKGDNVDQDTGIQIVRRSLEEPLRQIVANAGGEGSVVVAKVAEGKRDFGYDAKIGEYKNMIVEGIIDPTKVARVALENAASVSGMLLTTECVVTEIKKDEPNAAPPMPGAGGGGMGGMM; encoded by the coding sequence ATGGCAAAAGATATTAAATTTGATATTGAAGCAAGAGATAAATTAAAAAAAGGAGTAGATGCTTTAGCAAATGCTGTAAAGGTGACTTTGGGACCAAAAGGTCGTAATGTAGTATTGCAAAAATCTTTTGGTGGGCCTCAAGTGACTAAAGATGGGGTAACAGTTGCTAAAGAAATAGAATTAGAAGATCCTATAGAAAACTTAGGGGCTCAAATGGTTAAGGAGGTAGCATCCAAAACGAATGATGTAGCTGGAGATGGAACTACAACTGCTACTGTATTAGCTCAAGCTATTGTTAGGGAAGGATTAAAAAATGTGGCGGCTGGAGCCAATCCTATGGATTTAAAAAGAGGAATAGATAAAGCTTTGGAAGTAGTTATACAGGATCTAAAAAAACAATCTAGAGAAGTAGGAGGAAATACAGAAAAAATAAAGCAAGTAGCTTCTATTTCTGCAAATAACGATGAAAAGACTGGATCTTTAATAGCTGATGCTTTTGAAAAAGTAGGGAAAGAAGGCGTTATTACTGTTGAAGAGGCGAAAGGAACAGATACATCTGTAGATGTGGTTGAAGGTATGCAGTTTGATAGAGGTTATCAATCTCCTTATTTTGTTACAAATACTGAAAAAATGATAACAGAATTTGATCAACCTCAAATTTTGTTATCTGATAAAAAAATAGCTGCAATGAAAGATTTGTTGCCTATATTGGAACCTGTAGCTCAATCCGGTAAACCTCTATTAATAATCTCTGAAGAAGTGGAAGGTGAAGCGTTAGCGACATTAGTCGTTAATAAAATACGAGGGACTTTAAAAGTAGCGGCTATTAAAGCTCCTGGTTTTGGGGATAGAAGAAAAGCGATGCTAGAAGATATTGCTATCCTGACAGGAGGAACTGTGATTTCTGAAGAAACAGGAAGTAAATTGGAGGATGTAAAATTACATATGCTAGGAAAAGCAGAAAGAGTTATTATCGATAAAGATAATACTACTATAGTTAATGGAGGAGGAAATAAAAAAGATATAAGAGCGCGTATAGATCAGATTAAAGCACAGATAGAAACTACAACATCAGATTATGATAAAGAAAAATTACAAGAACGTCTTGCTAAGTTAGCTGGCGGGGTCGCCGTTCTTTATGTTGGAGCAGCATCTGAAGTTGAGATGAAAGAAAAAAAAGATCGTGTTGATGATGCATTGAATGCAACAAGAGCAGCTGTAGAAGAAGGTATAGTAGCAGGAGGTGGAGTGGCTTTAGTTCGTGCTATTAAATCTCTAGATAATACAAAAGGAGATAATGTAGATCAAGATACTGGAATACAAATAGTTAGAAGGTCTCTTGAAGAGCCATTACGACAAATTGTTGCCAATGCAGGAGGAGAAGGTTCTGTAGTTGTAGCTAAAGTTGCGGAAGGAAAAAGAGATTTTGGATATGACGCAAAAATTGGAGAATACAAAAATATGATAGTGGAAGGAATTATAGATCCTACTAAAGTGGCTAGAGTTGCGTTAGAAAATGCTGCTTCTGTATCAGGAATGTTGTTAACTACTGAATGTGTTGTTACAGAAATAAAGAAAGATGAACCTAATGCTGCTCCTCCAATGCCAGGAGCTGGTGGAGGAGGAATGGGTGGCATGATGTAA
- a CDS encoding KdsC family phosphatase, producing METYISIMNDIDTFIFDVDGVLTDCTLNLFPDGNLVRRMFAKDGYAMQLANKKGYNLCIITRGSDLMVFRRLRGLNIRYIYQGVDNKKKYLDEYCNTLNITKKKVLYMGDDIPDIEIMKSVALPCSPIDAVQEVKDISKYVSPKKGGKGCVRDVIEKTLKIQKNWF from the coding sequence ATGGAAACTTATATAAGTATAATGAATGATATTGATACTTTCATATTTGATGTGGATGGAGTATTAACAGATTGTACTTTAAATTTATTTCCTGATGGAAATCTTGTTCGAAGAATGTTTGCTAAAGATGGATATGCAATGCAATTGGCAAACAAAAAAGGATATAATTTATGCATTATTACAAGAGGATCAGACTTAATGGTTTTTAGACGTTTAAGAGGGTTAAATATTCGTTATATTTATCAAGGAGTTGATAATAAAAAAAAATATTTAGATGAATATTGTAATACTTTAAACATTACTAAAAAAAAAGTTTTATATATGGGAGATGATATTCCTGATATTGAAATTATGAAATCTGTAGCTTTACCTTGTTCTCCAATAGACGCGGTTCAAGAGGTTAAAGATATATCTAAATATGTTTCTCCAAAAAAAGGCGGAAAAGGATGTGTGAGAGATGTTATTGAAAAAACGCTGAAAATACAAAAAAACTGGTTTTAG
- a CDS encoding DUF3276 family protein, which translates to MDEKENIKERNEICSRTLKTGSRTYFFDARETRAGDYYLTITESKKNFTETGEVTYKKHKIYLYKEDFSKFQSILDDMIRFIINEKGREVISERHQKDFKNHTTYNQEIKDGQQKKTSEIKNFTNLNFEDI; encoded by the coding sequence ATGGACGAAAAAGAAAATATAAAAGAAAGAAATGAAATTTGTTCACGCACTCTAAAAACTGGTAGTAGAACTTATTTTTTTGATGCAAGAGAAACAAGAGCTGGTGACTATTATTTAACAATAACTGAAAGTAAAAAAAATTTTACTGAAACAGGAGAAGTTACTTATAAGAAACACAAAATTTATTTGTACAAAGAAGATTTTTCAAAATTTCAAAGTATACTTGATGATATGATTCGATTTATTATTAATGAAAAAGGAAGAGAAGTCATCTCTGAACGTCATCAAAAAGATTTTAAAAATCATACTACATATAATCAAGAAATTAAGGATGGACAACAAAAAAAGACATCAGAGATAAAAAATTTTACAAATCTTAACTTTGAAGATATTTAA